In the genome of Nocardioides marmoribigeumensis, one region contains:
- the rpsH gene encoding 30S ribosomal protein S8: protein MTMTDPIADMLTRLRNANQAYHDSVTMPYSKLKQGVAEILQQEGYITSFDVQDAPEGAVGKTLTLTLKYGPTRERSIAGIRRISKPGLRVYAKASGLPKVLGGLGIAIISTSQGLLTDRQANQKGVGGEVLAYVW, encoded by the coding sequence ATGACGATGACCGACCCGATCGCAGACATGCTCACGCGTCTGCGCAACGCCAACCAGGCGTACCACGACTCCGTGACGATGCCCTACAGCAAGCTGAAGCAGGGCGTCGCGGAGATCCTGCAGCAGGAGGGCTACATCACCTCCTTCGACGTGCAGGACGCCCCCGAGGGTGCCGTCGGCAAGACGCTGACCCTGACCCTCAAGTACGGCCCGACCCGTGAGCGCTCGATCGCCGGCATCCGCCGGATCAGCAAGCCCGGCCTGCGCGTCTACGCCAAGGCCAGCGGCCTGCCCAAGGTCCTCGGCGGCCTCGGCATCGCGATCATCTCCACCAGCCAGGGCCTGCTGACCGACCGCCAGGCCAACCAGAAGGGCGTGGGTGGGGAAGTCCTCGCCTACGTCTGGTGA
- a CDS encoding type Z 30S ribosomal protein S14 has translation MAKTALKVKAARKPKFAVRGYTRCQRCGRPKAVYRKFGLCRICLREMAHRGELPGVTKSSW, from the coding sequence ATGGCGAAGACTGCCCTCAAGGTCAAGGCCGCCCGCAAGCCCAAGTTCGCGGTGCGCGGCTACACCCGCTGCCAGCGCTGCGGCCGCCCCAAGGCCGTCTACCGCAAGTTCGGCCTGTGCCGGATCTGCCTGCGCGAGATGGCCCACCGCGGCGAGCTGCCCGGTGTGACCAAGTCCAGCTGGTGA